A window from Drosophila subobscura isolate 14011-0131.10 chromosome O, UCBerk_Dsub_1.0, whole genome shotgun sequence encodes these proteins:
- the LOC117899621 gene encoding forkhead box protein P1 isoform X1, translated as MLRIHDEDFSKDIKDSSHEGAAQQEEQEDRERRYHISVPDICTESVKNACFQQSGFLNNTISFASHVVKCSSPLSSFDESISAGQLATHSRMHISQGQHTMTPISEHSFYNVPEYISEQEKHIFSDSERFLRSKDKDLCNNENDYVHDEFTMRKYYHPLFAHGVCRWPGCEMDLEDITSFVKHLNTEHGLDDRSTAQARVQMQVVSQLESHLQKERDRLQAMMHHLYLSKQLLSPTKSDRKDTSGKDGNYCRMTSPLTMASLGRTIRQSNSPSSINLPMVNSSNLCTIKKRSMDKTAFSINGGLPYMLERAGLDVQQEIQRNREFYKNADAIIDSPDKQLTLNEIYNWFQNTFCYFRRNAATWKNAIRTNLSLHKCFVRYEDDFGSFWMVDDNEFVKRRHLSRGRPRKYEPSSSPSSCQSGNGLSTDKNHCDNCPQSFATHTGSSETEMNQLSSVPFCGIDALSKTPTHFTSMDTVVNDNSHINMGDYLPKIYENNASVANRSI; from the exons ATGCTCCGGATACATGATGAGGATTTTTCTAAGGACATTAAAGATTCTAGTCATGAGGGAGCCGCCCAACAAGAGGAACAagaggatagagagagaagatACCATATTTCTGTCCCAGATATTTGTACAGAAAGCGTTAAGAATGCTTGCTTTCAACAATCCGGATTTTTAAACAATACAATATCATTTGCTTCTCATGTCGTAAAGTGTAGCTCTCCATTATCGAGCTTTGATGAATCCATATCTGCTGGTCAGCTTGCAACACATTCCCGAATGCATATATCCCAAGGCCAACACACAATGACCCCTATTTCGGAACATAGTTTTTACAATGTGCCTGAATATATTTCGGAGCAggaaaaacatattttttcaGATTCTGAGCGCTTCTTAAGGTCAAAAGATAAAGATTTATGcaataatgaaaatgattaTGTGCACGATGAATTTACCATGAGGAAATACTATCACCCTCTCTTTGCTCACGGTGTTTGCCGGTGGCCCGGTTGCGAAATGGACTTAGAAGACATCACATCATTTGTAAA GCATCTTAATACGGAACATGGATTGGATGACCGGTCAACGGCTCAAGCTCGTGTACAAATGCAAGTTGTTTCTCAATTGGAATCTCACCTGCAAAAAGAAAGGGATCGCCTACAAGCTATGATGCACCACTTGTATCTGTCGAAGCAACTTTTATCGCCGACAAAGTCGGATCGAAAG gaTACTTCCGGAAAGGATGGAAATTATTGCAGAATGACGAGTCCACTTACAATGGCCAGCTTAGGTCGCACAATTCGACAATCAAATTCTCCGAGCTCTATTAATCTTCCAATGGTTAATTCATCAAACTTGTGCACAATCAAGAAAAGAAGTATGGATAAAACAGCTTTTTCAATAAATGGTG gcTTGCCATATATGCTAGAGAGAGCTGGACTTGATGTTCAACAAG AAatacagagaaacagagaatTCTACAAGAATGCGGAT GCCATCATTGATTCGCCAGACAAGCAGTTAACACTGAACGAAATTTATAACTGGTTTCAAAATACCTTTTGTTACTTTCGTCGAAACGCAGCTACTTGGAAG AATGCGATACGTACCAATCTATCGCTACACAAATGTTTTGTCCGATATGAAGATGACTTTGGCTCTTTTTGGATGGTCGACGATAACGAGTTTGTTAAGAGGCGCCACTTATCGCGAGGACGACCTCGGAAATATGAGCCGTCGTCTTCGCCTAGCTCCTGCCAATCTGGCAATGGCTTGTCCACTGACAAAAATCACTGCGATAACTGCCCTCAGAGTTTTGCAACCCATACCGGCAGTTCCGAAACAGAAATGAACCAATTGAGCAGTGTTCCGTTTTGTGGTATTGATGCTTTAAGTAAAACACCAACACATTTTACAAGTATGGATACGGTCGTAAATGATAACAGCCATATAAATATGGGTGATTACTTAcccaaaatatatgaaaataacGCTAGTGTGGCTAATAGATCAATTTAA
- the LOC117899762 gene encoding uncharacterized protein LOC117899762 produces the protein MLLFIILSVLGLSLGNVNGSDLDRVDDTDLIHLLSVEKNVVVLFTKQICEGCLEYETAVSAIQNDLKETLGAAVVQAQDSNLVGVYDPNKEPALVYFRHGIPILYHGDIIEDQIIEFFNDNKEPAVKELSDENFEHLTQASTGATTGDWFIFFYSTDCVFCQRLYAIWESVGGKLRRKFNIARMNRLETGILTATRLGILESPEFIFIRQGKMYRYITKTYRPEDFVKFAETGYLETNSQKVPEPPSSM, from the exons ATGTTgctgtttataattttaagTGTTCTAGGCTTAAGCCTTGGTAATGTTAATGGCTCTGATTTGGATCGTGTAGACGATACTGACTTGATCCATCTGTTAAGCGTCGAAAAAAACGTTGTGGTCTTATTTA CCAAACAAATCTGCGAAGGGTGTTTGGAATATGAAACTGCCGTTTCTGCAATACAAAATGATTTAAAGGAGACTTTGGGAGCTGCGGTTGTTCAGGCCCAAGACAGTAACTTAGTTGGAGTATACGATCCGAATAAGGAACCAGCTCTTGTATATTTTAGGCATGGAATTCCCATTTTATACCATGGAGACATTATTGAAGATCAAATTATTGAATTCTTTAATGATAACAAGGAACCAGCAGTTAAAGAGCTATCTGATGAAAATTTTGAGCATCTTACCCAAGCTTCTACAGGAGCTACGACGGGAGactggtttattttttt ctaTTCCACCGACTGTGTTTTCTGCCAACGCTTGTATGCTATTTGGGAATCTGTGGGTGGAAAACTCAGGAGAAAGTTTAATATCGCCCGAATGAATAGATTGGAGACTGGAATTTTAACAGCAACACGATTGGGAATATTGGAATCTCcggaatttatttt CATACGTCAAGGAAAAATGTATCGTTATATAACCAAAACGTATCGTCCAGAAGATTTCGTCAAATTTGCTGAAACTGGTTATCTAGAAACCAATTCCCAAAAGGTGCCAGAACCACCCAGCTCGATGTAA
- the LOC117899621 gene encoding forkhead box protein P1 isoform X2, with amino-acid sequence MLRIHDEDFSKDIKDSSHEGAAQQEEQEDRERRYHISVPDICTESVKNACFQQSGFLNNTISFASHVVKCSSPLSSFDESISAGQLATHSRMHISQGQHTMTPISEHSFYNVPEYISEQEKHIFSDSERFLRSKDKDLCNNENDYVHDEFTMRKYYHPLFAHGVCRWPGCEMDLEDITSFVKHLNTEHGLDDRSTAQARVQMQVVSQLESHLQKERDRLQAMMHHLYLSKQLLSPTKSDRKDTSGKDGNYCRMTSPLTMASLGRTIRQSNSPSSINLPMVNSSNLCTIKKRSMDKTAFSINGGLPYMLERAGLDVQQEIQRNREFYKNADVRPPFTYASLIRQAIIDSPDKQLTLNEIYNWFQNTFCYFRRNAATWKNAIRTNLSLHKCFVRYEDDFGSFWMVDDNEFVKRRHLSRGRPRKYEPSSSPSSCQSGNGLSTDKNHCDNCPQSFATHTGSSETEMNQLSSVPFCGIDALSKTPTHFTSMDTVVNDNSHINMGDYLPKIYENNASVANRSI; translated from the exons ATGCTCCGGATACATGATGAGGATTTTTCTAAGGACATTAAAGATTCTAGTCATGAGGGAGCCGCCCAACAAGAGGAACAagaggatagagagagaagatACCATATTTCTGTCCCAGATATTTGTACAGAAAGCGTTAAGAATGCTTGCTTTCAACAATCCGGATTTTTAAACAATACAATATCATTTGCTTCTCATGTCGTAAAGTGTAGCTCTCCATTATCGAGCTTTGATGAATCCATATCTGCTGGTCAGCTTGCAACACATTCCCGAATGCATATATCCCAAGGCCAACACACAATGACCCCTATTTCGGAACATAGTTTTTACAATGTGCCTGAATATATTTCGGAGCAggaaaaacatattttttcaGATTCTGAGCGCTTCTTAAGGTCAAAAGATAAAGATTTATGcaataatgaaaatgattaTGTGCACGATGAATTTACCATGAGGAAATACTATCACCCTCTCTTTGCTCACGGTGTTTGCCGGTGGCCCGGTTGCGAAATGGACTTAGAAGACATCACATCATTTGTAAA GCATCTTAATACGGAACATGGATTGGATGACCGGTCAACGGCTCAAGCTCGTGTACAAATGCAAGTTGTTTCTCAATTGGAATCTCACCTGCAAAAAGAAAGGGATCGCCTACAAGCTATGATGCACCACTTGTATCTGTCGAAGCAACTTTTATCGCCGACAAAGTCGGATCGAAAG gaTACTTCCGGAAAGGATGGAAATTATTGCAGAATGACGAGTCCACTTACAATGGCCAGCTTAGGTCGCACAATTCGACAATCAAATTCTCCGAGCTCTATTAATCTTCCAATGGTTAATTCATCAAACTTGTGCACAATCAAGAAAAGAAGTATGGATAAAACAGCTTTTTCAATAAATGGTG gcTTGCCATATATGCTAGAGAGAGCTGGACTTGATGTTCAACAAG AAatacagagaaacagagaatTCTACAAGAATGCGGATGTACGACCTCCCTTTACATATGCTTCTCTCATTAGACAG GCCATCATTGATTCGCCAGACAAGCAGTTAACACTGAACGAAATTTATAACTGGTTTCAAAATACCTTTTGTTACTTTCGTCGAAACGCAGCTACTTGGAAG AATGCGATACGTACCAATCTATCGCTACACAAATGTTTTGTCCGATATGAAGATGACTTTGGCTCTTTTTGGATGGTCGACGATAACGAGTTTGTTAAGAGGCGCCACTTATCGCGAGGACGACCTCGGAAATATGAGCCGTCGTCTTCGCCTAGCTCCTGCCAATCTGGCAATGGCTTGTCCACTGACAAAAATCACTGCGATAACTGCCCTCAGAGTTTTGCAACCCATACCGGCAGTTCCGAAACAGAAATGAACCAATTGAGCAGTGTTCCGTTTTGTGGTATTGATGCTTTAAGTAAAACACCAACACATTTTACAAGTATGGATACGGTCGTAAATGATAACAGCCATATAAATATGGGTGATTACTTAcccaaaatatatgaaaataacGCTAGTGTGGCTAATAGATCAATTTAA
- the LOC117899621 gene encoding forkhead box protein P1 isoform X5, with the protein MLRIHDEDFSKDIKDSSHEGAAQQEEQEDRERRYHISVPDICTESVKNACFQQSGFLNNTISFASHVVKCSSPLSSFDESISAGQLATHSRMHISQGQHTMTPISEHSFYNVPEYISEQEKHIFSDSERFLRSKDKDLCNNENDYVHDEFTMRKYYHPLFAHGVCRWPGCEMDLEDITSFVKHLNTEHGLDDRSTAQARVQMQVVSQLESHLQKERDRLQAMMHHLYLSKQLLSPTKSDRKDTSGKDGNYCRMTSPLTMASLGRTIRQSNSPSSINLPMVNSSNLCTIKKRSMDKTAFSINGGLPYMLERAGLDVQQEIQRNREFYKNADVRPPFTYASLIRQAIIDSPDKQLTLNEIYNWFQNTFCYFRRNAATWKVPFTYLFCLFYGIIV; encoded by the exons ATGCTCCGGATACATGATGAGGATTTTTCTAAGGACATTAAAGATTCTAGTCATGAGGGAGCCGCCCAACAAGAGGAACAagaggatagagagagaagatACCATATTTCTGTCCCAGATATTTGTACAGAAAGCGTTAAGAATGCTTGCTTTCAACAATCCGGATTTTTAAACAATACAATATCATTTGCTTCTCATGTCGTAAAGTGTAGCTCTCCATTATCGAGCTTTGATGAATCCATATCTGCTGGTCAGCTTGCAACACATTCCCGAATGCATATATCCCAAGGCCAACACACAATGACCCCTATTTCGGAACATAGTTTTTACAATGTGCCTGAATATATTTCGGAGCAggaaaaacatattttttcaGATTCTGAGCGCTTCTTAAGGTCAAAAGATAAAGATTTATGcaataatgaaaatgattaTGTGCACGATGAATTTACCATGAGGAAATACTATCACCCTCTCTTTGCTCACGGTGTTTGCCGGTGGCCCGGTTGCGAAATGGACTTAGAAGACATCACATCATTTGTAAA GCATCTTAATACGGAACATGGATTGGATGACCGGTCAACGGCTCAAGCTCGTGTACAAATGCAAGTTGTTTCTCAATTGGAATCTCACCTGCAAAAAGAAAGGGATCGCCTACAAGCTATGATGCACCACTTGTATCTGTCGAAGCAACTTTTATCGCCGACAAAGTCGGATCGAAAG gaTACTTCCGGAAAGGATGGAAATTATTGCAGAATGACGAGTCCACTTACAATGGCCAGCTTAGGTCGCACAATTCGACAATCAAATTCTCCGAGCTCTATTAATCTTCCAATGGTTAATTCATCAAACTTGTGCACAATCAAGAAAAGAAGTATGGATAAAACAGCTTTTTCAATAAATGGTG gcTTGCCATATATGCTAGAGAGAGCTGGACTTGATGTTCAACAAG AAatacagagaaacagagaatTCTACAAGAATGCGGATGTACGACCTCCCTTTACATATGCTTCTCTCATTAGACAG GCCATCATTGATTCGCCAGACAAGCAGTTAACACTGAACGAAATTTATAACTGGTTTCAAAATACCTTTTGTTACTTTCGTCGAAACGCAGCTACTTGGAAG GTTCCATTTACATACCTTTTCTGCCTGTTCTATGGAATTATCGTTTAG
- the LOC117899621 gene encoding forkhead box protein P1 isoform X3: MLRIHDEDFSKDIKDSSHEGAAQQEEQEDRERRYHISVPDICTESVKNACFQQSGFLNNTISFASHVVKCSSPLSSFDESISAGQLATHSRMHISQGQHTMTPISEHSFYNVPEYISEQEKHIFSDSERFLRSKDKDLCNNENDYVHDEFTMRKYYHPLFAHGVCRWPGCEMDLEDITSFVKHLNTEHGLDDRSTAQARVQMQVVSQLESHLQKERDRLQAMMHHLYLSKQLLSPTKSDRKDTSGKDGNYCRMTSPLTMASLGRTIRQSNSPSSINLPMVNSSNLCTIKKRSMDKTAFSINGGLPYMLERAGLDVQQEIQRNREFYKNADVRPPFTYASLIRQAIIDSPDKQLTLNEIYNWFQNTFCYFRRNAATWKNAVRHNLSLHKCFMRVENVKGAVWTVDEIEFYKRRPQRTTSIGNNLQGASNLPDANYFVALNFGYVGFYLTVFFILLLLHLFSIL, encoded by the exons ATGCTCCGGATACATGATGAGGATTTTTCTAAGGACATTAAAGATTCTAGTCATGAGGGAGCCGCCCAACAAGAGGAACAagaggatagagagagaagatACCATATTTCTGTCCCAGATATTTGTACAGAAAGCGTTAAGAATGCTTGCTTTCAACAATCCGGATTTTTAAACAATACAATATCATTTGCTTCTCATGTCGTAAAGTGTAGCTCTCCATTATCGAGCTTTGATGAATCCATATCTGCTGGTCAGCTTGCAACACATTCCCGAATGCATATATCCCAAGGCCAACACACAATGACCCCTATTTCGGAACATAGTTTTTACAATGTGCCTGAATATATTTCGGAGCAggaaaaacatattttttcaGATTCTGAGCGCTTCTTAAGGTCAAAAGATAAAGATTTATGcaataatgaaaatgattaTGTGCACGATGAATTTACCATGAGGAAATACTATCACCCTCTCTTTGCTCACGGTGTTTGCCGGTGGCCCGGTTGCGAAATGGACTTAGAAGACATCACATCATTTGTAAA GCATCTTAATACGGAACATGGATTGGATGACCGGTCAACGGCTCAAGCTCGTGTACAAATGCAAGTTGTTTCTCAATTGGAATCTCACCTGCAAAAAGAAAGGGATCGCCTACAAGCTATGATGCACCACTTGTATCTGTCGAAGCAACTTTTATCGCCGACAAAGTCGGATCGAAAG gaTACTTCCGGAAAGGATGGAAATTATTGCAGAATGACGAGTCCACTTACAATGGCCAGCTTAGGTCGCACAATTCGACAATCAAATTCTCCGAGCTCTATTAATCTTCCAATGGTTAATTCATCAAACTTGTGCACAATCAAGAAAAGAAGTATGGATAAAACAGCTTTTTCAATAAATGGTG gcTTGCCATATATGCTAGAGAGAGCTGGACTTGATGTTCAACAAG AAatacagagaaacagagaatTCTACAAGAATGCGGATGTACGACCTCCCTTTACATATGCTTCTCTCATTAGACAG GCCATCATTGATTCGCCAGACAAGCAGTTAACACTGAACGAAATTTATAACTGGTTTCAAAATACCTTTTGTTACTTTCGTCGAAACGCAGCTACTTGGAAG AATGCAGTTCGGCATAATCTGTCGCTTCATAAATGCTTTATGCGTGTTGAGAATGTAAAAGGAGCAGTATGGACGGTTGATGAAATCGAGTTTTACAAAAGAAGACCACAGCGTACAACTAGCATTGGTAACAACTTACAAGGAGCTTCCAATTTGCCTGATGCAAACTATTTCGTAGCTCTGAATTTTGGGTACGTGGGTTTTTATCTAACTGTTTTTTTCATCCTTTTGCTCctgcatttattttctattctgtaa
- the LOC117899621 gene encoding forkhead box protein P1 isoform X4 encodes MLRIHDEDFSKDIKDSSHEGAAQQEEQEDRERRYHISVPDICTESVKNACFQQSGFLNNTISFASHVVKCSSPLSSFDESISAGQLATHSRMHISQGQHTMTPISEHSFYNVPEYISEQEKHIFSDSERFLRSKDKDLCNNENDYVHDEFTMRKYYHPLFAHGVCRWPGCEMDLEDITSFVKHLNTEHGLDDRSTAQARVQMQVVSQLESHLQKERDRLQAMMHHLYLSKQLLSPTKSDRKDTSGKDGNYCRMTSPLTMASLGRTIRQSNSPSSINLPMVNSSNLCTIKKRSMDKTAFSINGGLPYMLERAGLDVQQEIQRNREFYKNADVRPPFTYASLIRQAIIDSPDKQLTLNEIYNWFQNTFCYFRRNAATWKIITKEDINIFHRRTTNIYHRLRHHLLRSMGMSLQVFIRGTGLDRTTINHKVQFHTIRIALGCWKN; translated from the exons ATGCTCCGGATACATGATGAGGATTTTTCTAAGGACATTAAAGATTCTAGTCATGAGGGAGCCGCCCAACAAGAGGAACAagaggatagagagagaagatACCATATTTCTGTCCCAGATATTTGTACAGAAAGCGTTAAGAATGCTTGCTTTCAACAATCCGGATTTTTAAACAATACAATATCATTTGCTTCTCATGTCGTAAAGTGTAGCTCTCCATTATCGAGCTTTGATGAATCCATATCTGCTGGTCAGCTTGCAACACATTCCCGAATGCATATATCCCAAGGCCAACACACAATGACCCCTATTTCGGAACATAGTTTTTACAATGTGCCTGAATATATTTCGGAGCAggaaaaacatattttttcaGATTCTGAGCGCTTCTTAAGGTCAAAAGATAAAGATTTATGcaataatgaaaatgattaTGTGCACGATGAATTTACCATGAGGAAATACTATCACCCTCTCTTTGCTCACGGTGTTTGCCGGTGGCCCGGTTGCGAAATGGACTTAGAAGACATCACATCATTTGTAAA GCATCTTAATACGGAACATGGATTGGATGACCGGTCAACGGCTCAAGCTCGTGTACAAATGCAAGTTGTTTCTCAATTGGAATCTCACCTGCAAAAAGAAAGGGATCGCCTACAAGCTATGATGCACCACTTGTATCTGTCGAAGCAACTTTTATCGCCGACAAAGTCGGATCGAAAG gaTACTTCCGGAAAGGATGGAAATTATTGCAGAATGACGAGTCCACTTACAATGGCCAGCTTAGGTCGCACAATTCGACAATCAAATTCTCCGAGCTCTATTAATCTTCCAATGGTTAATTCATCAAACTTGTGCACAATCAAGAAAAGAAGTATGGATAAAACAGCTTTTTCAATAAATGGTG gcTTGCCATATATGCTAGAGAGAGCTGGACTTGATGTTCAACAAG AAatacagagaaacagagaatTCTACAAGAATGCGGATGTACGACCTCCCTTTACATATGCTTCTCTCATTAGACAG GCCATCATTGATTCGCCAGACAAGCAGTTAACACTGAACGAAATTTATAACTGGTTTCAAAATACCTTTTGTTACTTTCGTCGAAACGCAGCTACTTGGAAG ATAATAACGAAGGAGGATATCAATATATTCCACCGCCGAACAACCAATATTTACCACCGGCTACGGCACCACTTGCTCCGGAGTATGGGCATGAGCCTTCAGGTTTTCATCCGTGGTACGGGTCTAGACCGCACTACTATAAACCACAAGGTCCAATTCCATACCATTCGCATAGCTCTTGGCTGTTGGAAAAACTAA